A genome region from Ligilactobacillus cholophilus includes the following:
- a CDS encoding DivIVA domain-containing protein yields MALTPLDINNKEFHVKFHGYDQDEVNEFLDQIIKDYESLLKENDSLRDSLEQNKEKLKYFNDLKDSLNQSIIVAQEAADKVKANSQREAEIINREAQKQGQDIIDQANAKSRNIIDEASKKAKKLAIETDDLRKQARIFRQKLQVMMESQLEVVKGSEWDSILKQGKTSSYEEIQDAIRQDETLDKENAREINPIENEEEFNFQPVQPEAEVSPASDDQAETVVVFPDNDNSNNDDKKVNGQHFANDDQLD; encoded by the coding sequence ATGGCTTTGACCCCCTTAGATATTAATAACAAAGAATTTCACGTTAAATTTCATGGTTATGACCAAGATGAAGTTAATGAATTTTTAGATCAAATTATCAAAGACTATGAAAGCTTATTAAAAGAAAACGATTCTTTACGTGATAGCTTAGAACAAAATAAAGAAAAATTGAAATATTTCAATGATTTAAAAGATTCATTGAACCAATCAATTATTGTTGCTCAAGAAGCTGCTGATAAAGTAAAGGCAAATTCTCAACGCGAAGCTGAAATTATTAATCGTGAAGCACAAAAACAAGGTCAAGACATTATTGATCAAGCTAATGCTAAATCACGTAATATCATTGATGAAGCATCTAAAAAAGCTAAAAAATTAGCTATTGAAACTGATGATTTAAGAAAACAAGCACGCATCTTCCGTCAAAAACTTCAAGTTATGATGGAATCTCAACTTGAAGTTGTTAAGGGTAGTGAATGGGATTCTATCTTAAAACAAGGTAAAACAAGTAGTTATGAAGAAATTCAAGATGCTATTCGTCAAGATGAAACTCTAGATAAAGAAAACGCTCGTGAAATTAATCCTATTGAAAATGAAGAAGAATTTAATTTCCAACCTGTTCAACCAGAAGCAGAAGTTTCTCCAGCATCTGATGATCAAGCTGAAACAGTTGTCGTTTTCCCAGATAATGACAATTCAAACAATGATGATAAAAAAGTAAATGGTCAACATTTTGCAAATGATGATCAATTAGACTAA
- a CDS encoding RNA-binding protein has protein sequence MNENVYQHFKSDEHDVIDKLESQITKAQIDYQPVLTDFLNPREIYIAQSLLGKDEPVKMSSFGGYQDADLKRVLFYPDYFKCEKEDFELALLEIKYPKKFATLHHGQILGSIMGSGIKRNVVGDIITDGSNWQIIVEHKICSFLQEQVNQIGKINVHLEPINLNAMLTPLCSWEEQNILVSSLRIDNLIANCYRISRMRAKELINNNKVQVNWGSIDHPDYLVNKYDIISVRGFGRIRLNNVLGETRKQKLKVCVSIIKK, from the coding sequence ATGAATGAAAATGTTTATCAGCATTTCAAAAGCGATGAACATGATGTGATTGATAAACTTGAAAGTCAAATTACAAAAGCACAAATTGATTATCAACCAGTATTAACTGATTTTTTGAATCCTAGAGAAATATATATAGCTCAAAGTTTGTTGGGAAAAGATGAACCAGTAAAAATGTCTTCTTTTGGTGGTTACCAAGATGCCGATCTAAAAAGAGTTTTATTTTATCCAGACTACTTTAAATGTGAGAAAGAAGATTTCGAACTTGCTTTACTAGAGATTAAGTATCCAAAAAAGTTTGCGACACTACATCATGGACAAATTTTAGGATCTATTATGGGTTCTGGAATTAAACGAAATGTAGTTGGAGACATCATTACTGATGGTAGTAATTGGCAAATTATAGTAGAGCATAAAATTTGTAGTTTTTTACAGGAACAAGTAAATCAAATTGGAAAAATAAATGTTCATTTAGAACCAATTAATTTAAATGCAATGTTAACTCCTCTTTGTTCTTGGGAGGAACAGAATATCTTAGTTTCATCATTAAGAATAGATAATTTAATTGCTAATTGTTATAGAATTTCTCGAATGCGTGCAAAAGAATTGATTAATAATAATAAAGTCCAAGTAAATTGGGGAAGTATAGATCACCCTGATTACTTAGTAAATAAATATGATATAATTTCTGTGCGAGGTTTTGGTAGAATTCGTTTAAACAATGTTTTGGGTGAAACGAGAAAACAAAAATTAAAAGTTTGTGTTTCAATAATTAAAAAATAA
- a CDS encoding YggT family protein, which translates to MISNIIIGLFNLYTLAIVVYCLMSWFPGALQTKFGYFLARIVNPFLDIFHFIPPIFNIDFSPIIALFALQFVEQGLLFLIRLLFGI; encoded by the coding sequence TTGATTAGTAATATAATTATTGGGTTATTTAACCTGTATACATTAGCAATTGTTGTATATTGTTTAATGTCTTGGTTTCCGGGAGCTCTTCAAACTAAATTTGGTTATTTTTTAGCACGAATAGTAAATCCGTTTTTAGACATTTTTCATTTTATCCCACCAATTTTTAATATTGATTTTTCACCAATTATTGCATTATTTGCATTACAATTTGTTGAACAGGGATTATTATTTTTAATTAGATTATTATTTGGGATATGA
- a CDS encoding cell division protein SepF — translation MSLGERINRFFEGYDADEEKVNDQQTSKTTSIKAKDEFARDNSRGNKVMSIVSRNEHSEKKIMLFEPRVFSDVKQISTRLLDGQAAIVNFQRMDNEQIHRVVDFLSGVVFATDGDIKRLGEEIFLCTPADYSVEGMLTETNFQDL, via the coding sequence ATGTCACTAGGCGAAAGAATTAATCGCTTTTTTGAAGGATATGATGCTGATGAAGAAAAAGTTAATGATCAACAAACATCAAAAACTACATCAATTAAAGCGAAAGATGAATTTGCAAGAGATAATTCAAGGGGCAATAAAGTTATGTCAATTGTAAGTAGAAATGAACATTCTGAAAAGAAAATCATGCTTTTTGAGCCTCGAGTATTTTCTGATGTAAAACAAATTTCAACTAGATTACTCGACGGTCAGGCTGCAATTGTTAATTTTCAACGTATGGATAATGAACAAATCCATCGAGTAGTGGATTTCTTGTCGGGTGTTGTTTTTGCAACAGATGGTGATATTAAACGTCTTGGAGAAGAAATTTTCTTATGTACACCTGCTGATTATTCTGTTGAAGGAATGTTGACTGAAACAAATTTTCAAGATTTATAA
- the ftsZ gene encoding cell division protein FtsZ, protein MDYEVDENNKANIKVIGVGGAGGNAVNRMIAEDVKGVEFIAANTDVQALKNSNAETKIQLGPKLTKGLGAGANPDVGEKAAEESEEQISEALKGANMIFVTAGMGGGTGTGAAPVIAKVAKEMGALTVGVVTRPFSFEGPKRARFAAEGVQKMKEHVDTLIIIANNRLLEIVDKKTPMLQAFQEADNVLRQGVQGITDLITSPGYVNLDFADVTTVMKDKGSALMGIGSANGENRIEEATKKAISSPLLEVSIDGAEQVLLNITGGPDLSLFEAQTASEIVTNAASSDVNIIFGTSINENLEDEVVVTVIATGIDKKRNSRKTTKPSMNNNSMSSNNGLQNNSQATSNTRNNDPLANWDITTEMNNTNRNNAQRDNFENVEKKDFDVFGSSSSNNNFDQDDDDNTPPFLRHRRK, encoded by the coding sequence ATGGACTATGAAGTAGACGAAAACAACAAAGCCAATATCAAAGTTATCGGTGTTGGTGGTGCTGGTGGAAATGCTGTAAATCGTATGATTGCAGAAGATGTTAAAGGTGTAGAGTTTATTGCTGCTAACACTGATGTTCAAGCATTAAAAAATTCTAACGCTGAAACAAAAATTCAATTAGGACCTAAATTGACAAAAGGATTAGGTGCAGGTGCAAATCCTGATGTTGGTGAAAAAGCTGCAGAAGAAAGTGAAGAACAAATTTCAGAAGCTTTAAAGGGTGCAAACATGATTTTTGTTACTGCCGGAATGGGTGGTGGTACTGGTACAGGTGCTGCTCCAGTAATTGCAAAAGTAGCAAAAGAAATGGGTGCATTAACAGTTGGTGTTGTAACTAGACCATTCTCTTTTGAAGGACCAAAGCGTGCTCGTTTTGCTGCTGAAGGTGTTCAAAAGATGAAAGAACATGTTGATACATTAATTATCATTGCAAATAATCGTCTTTTGGAAATTGTTGATAAAAAGACACCAATGCTACAAGCATTCCAAGAAGCAGATAATGTTTTACGTCAAGGTGTTCAAGGTATTACAGACTTAATTACTTCACCTGGTTATGTTAACTTGGACTTTGCTGATGTTACAACTGTTATGAAAGATAAAGGATCGGCATTAATGGGTATTGGTTCAGCAAATGGTGAAAATCGTATCGAAGAAGCTACAAAGAAAGCTATTTCTTCACCATTGTTAGAAGTTTCAATTGATGGAGCAGAACAAGTCCTATTAAACATTACTGGTGGCCCAGACTTGAGTTTATTTGAAGCTCAAACTGCATCAGAAATTGTTACAAACGCTGCATCAAGTGATGTAAATATTATTTTTGGTACATCAATCAATGAAAACTTAGAAGATGAAGTTGTAGTTACAGTAATTGCTACTGGAATTGATAAAAAACGCAATTCACGTAAAACAACAAAACCTTCAATGAACAACAATTCAATGAGTTCAAATAATGGTTTACAAAATAATTCTCAAGCTACATCAAATACTCGTAACAACGATCCATTAGCTAATTGGGATATTACAACTGAAATGAATAATACAAATCGTAATAATGCTCAGCGTGATAATTTCGAAAATGTTGAAAAGAAGGATTTTGATGTTTTCGGTTCATCATCTTCAAATAATAATTTTGACCAAGATGATGATGATAATACGCCACCATTTTTACGTCATCGTCGTAAGTAA
- the ftsA gene encoding cell division protein FtsA, protein MENSGIYVGLDIGTASIKVVIAEYLKNQLNIIGYGSSHSKGLSRGVIVDIDQAVDTIKEAIKQAEQKANIEIDSVTVGVPANMLQIQRCKGMIAVSQDGNSAEITDEDVHEVTRAALVQNLPPERDVIDVVPDEFYVDDIDNIKDPRGMMGVRLEMQGVMYTGPKTILHNIRKCVEKAGLKIHDIVVAPIALSKYALSDAEQDFGAVLIDLGAGQTTAAVVHDSKVKYTYVDQEGGNYVTRDISIVLNTSLENAENLKRNYGYALASLASTDDSVPVQVVGQQEDEMVTEEYLSEIIEARMRQIFEKIKQSLETINAFQLPGGIVLTGGMAAMQGITELAQEIFGVPVKIFYPQEMNLRSPQFSQVLGLIEDTTHQSEINMVVKSTLDNIDFIAQKVQQPVQKQPMKNVSKNQKTPTQSTNKKAKQPKKQKKQKENKIKNFFSSFFD, encoded by the coding sequence GTGGAAAATTCTGGAATTTATGTAGGATTGGACATCGGAACAGCCTCGATCAAAGTCGTGATTGCAGAATACCTAAAAAACCAACTAAATATAATTGGTTATGGAAGTTCTCATTCTAAAGGTTTGTCTAGGGGTGTAATTGTAGATATTGATCAAGCCGTTGATACAATTAAAGAAGCAATTAAACAAGCAGAACAAAAAGCAAATATTGAAATTGATAGTGTAACTGTTGGTGTACCAGCAAATATGCTCCAAATTCAACGTTGTAAGGGAATGATTGCTGTTTCACAAGATGGTAATTCAGCCGAAATTACAGATGAAGACGTTCATGAAGTAACACGTGCTGCTTTAGTACAAAATCTTCCACCCGAACGTGATGTTATTGATGTTGTTCCTGATGAATTTTATGTAGATGACATCGACAACATTAAAGATCCACGTGGAATGATGGGTGTTAGATTAGAAATGCAAGGTGTTATGTATACAGGACCTAAAACAATTTTACATAACATTCGTAAATGTGTAGAAAAAGCAGGTCTTAAAATTCATGATATCGTAGTTGCACCGATTGCACTTTCTAAATACGCTTTAAGTGATGCTGAACAGGACTTTGGTGCTGTTTTGATTGATTTAGGTGCTGGTCAAACAACTGCTGCTGTTGTTCATGATAGCAAAGTTAAGTATACATATGTTGACCAAGAAGGCGGGAACTATGTAACTCGTGATATTTCAATTGTATTAAATACTTCATTAGAAAATGCAGAAAACTTAAAAAGAAACTATGGTTATGCATTAGCGTCATTAGCATCTACAGATGATTCTGTTCCTGTACAGGTCGTAGGCCAACAGGAAGATGAAATGGTTACAGAAGAGTATTTATCAGAAATAATTGAAGCAAGAATGCGTCAAATATTTGAAAAGATTAAACAATCTTTAGAAACGATTAACGCATTTCAATTACCAGGTGGAATTGTGTTGACAGGCGGAATGGCCGCAATGCAAGGAATTACTGAGTTAGCTCAAGAAATTTTTGGTGTGCCAGTTAAAATCTTCTATCCACAAGAAATGAATTTACGTTCACCACAATTCTCTCAAGTACTTGGTTTGATTGAAGATACAACTCATCAAAGCGAAATTAACATGGTTGTAAAAAGTACATTAGATAATATTGACTTTATTGCACAAAAAGTACAACAACCTGTTCAAAAGCAACCTATGAAGAATGTATCTAAAAATCAAAAAACACCAACTCAAAGTACTAATAAAAAAGCAAAACAACCTAAAAAACAAAAGAAACAAAAAGAAAATAAGATTAAGAACTTTTTCAGCAGTTTCTTTGATTAA
- a CDS encoding cell division protein FtsQ/DivIB, which translates to MHNSFKKIKKSKEELTPWEKAPKKRKQQKKRKNHSNDSRSFVKKLPQTYKLRKQRLARGTVALIAIFGIIFLSSLFFILPFSRILSVKVNAADKETRIAIVKASDLHYYESLIGVWPHTSQIEEQIHKKVPSVKKATIKYEGSQVIIDIQEYPTIGYLMKNNKYYKLTSSGMVDEYGTESPHGNYPVFYNFKNNDELKEMTKQYDKLDSNLKRGISEIHLDPTKADPGRIKLYMNDGNQVIAKTDTFAEKMQYYPSIVSKMNYTGVVDLEVGAFSYPYGKN; encoded by the coding sequence ATGCACAATTCGTTTAAAAAAATCAAAAAATCAAAAGAAGAGCTTACACCATGGGAAAAAGCCCCAAAAAAACGTAAGCAACAAAAAAAGCGAAAAAATCATTCAAATGATTCAAGGTCTTTTGTAAAAAAATTACCTCAAACATATAAGCTTAGAAAACAACGATTAGCAAGAGGTACAGTTGCTTTGATTGCTATTTTTGGAATTATATTCCTGTCTTCTTTATTTTTTATTTTACCTTTTAGTCGTATTTTATCGGTTAAAGTAAATGCTGCAGATAAAGAAACACGAATTGCAATTGTTAAAGCTAGTGATCTACATTATTATGAGTCATTAATTGGTGTTTGGCCACATACAAGCCAAATTGAAGAACAAATTCATAAAAAAGTTCCTTCAGTAAAGAAAGCAACAATTAAGTATGAAGGAAGTCAAGTTATTATTGATATTCAAGAATATCCAACAATTGGATATTTAATGAAAAACAATAAGTATTATAAATTGACTTCTTCGGGGATGGTGGATGAATATGGGACTGAATCTCCACACGGAAACTATCCCGTCTTTTATAATTTTAAAAATAATGATGAATTAAAAGAAATGACAAAACAATATGATAAATTGGACAGCAATTTAAAAAGAGGAATTTCTGAAATTCATTTAGATCCTACAAAAGCAGATCCGGGTAGGATTAAATTATATATGAATGATGGAAATCAAGTAATTGCTAAGACAGATACTTTTGCTGAAAAAATGCAGTACTATCCTAGCATTGTTTCTAAGATGAATTATACCGGAGTAGTTGATCTTGAAGTTGGAGCATTTTCATATCCTTATGGAAAAAATTAA
- the murG gene encoding undecaprenyldiphospho-muramoylpentapeptide beta-N-acetylglucosaminyltransferase, producing MRLLVSGGGTGGHIYPALALIEEAKKKDPTTEVLYVGTKKGLESQIVPDAGIDFKTIEIQGFKRSLSLENFKTVYLFLKSISDSKKIIKEFKPDIVIGTGGYVCGSVVYAASRLHIPTVIHEQNSVAGVTNKFLSHFTNKVAIAFDDVRKDFPDEKIVFTGNPRAQQVAHMQKKNRLAQYGLNDEQPTVLIFGGSRGAEKINQSALEAAKNFTAKNYQVLFVTGRVHFDEIMKKAEKMDIPSNMVIKPYIPNMPEILPEIDLIVGRAGATSLAEITALGIPSILIPSPYVTADHQTKNAMSLVERNAAKIIKEQDLNGELLSKTIDSLMTNENERDEMAKNAYQMGVRDAADQLYSVLQDLI from the coding sequence ATGAGACTACTAGTTTCTGGAGGCGGAACTGGCGGACATATTTATCCAGCCTTAGCACTAATTGAAGAAGCAAAGAAAAAAGATCCAACAACAGAAGTATTATATGTTGGCACTAAAAAGGGGCTAGAAAGTCAAATAGTCCCAGATGCTGGAATTGATTTTAAGACAATTGAAATTCAAGGATTTAAACGTTCTTTATCACTAGAAAACTTTAAAACAGTTTATTTATTTTTGAAAAGTATTAGTGATTCTAAAAAAATTATTAAAGAATTTAAACCAGATATTGTAATCGGAACAGGAGGCTATGTATGTGGTTCTGTTGTTTATGCTGCATCTCGATTACATATTCCTACAGTTATTCATGAACAAAATAGTGTAGCTGGTGTAACTAATAAATTTTTAAGTCACTTTACTAATAAAGTTGCAATTGCATTTGATGATGTTAGAAAGGATTTTCCAGATGAAAAGATTGTTTTTACTGGAAATCCTAGAGCGCAACAAGTGGCACATATGCAAAAGAAAAACCGCTTAGCGCAATATGGACTAAATGATGAACAACCAACGGTTTTGATTTTTGGTGGTTCACGAGGTGCTGAAAAAATTAATCAGTCAGCACTTGAAGCAGCAAAAAACTTTACAGCTAAAAATTATCAAGTATTATTTGTTACAGGAAGAGTTCATTTTGATGAGATAATGAAGAAAGCTGAAAAAATGGATATTCCATCTAATATGGTAATTAAACCATATATTCCAAATATGCCTGAAATTTTACCAGAAATAGATTTGATTGTAGGACGTGCAGGTGCTACAAGTTTGGCAGAAATTACAGCACTTGGGATTCCATCTATTCTTATTCCAAGTCCTTATGTTACTGCAGATCATCAAACTAAAAATGCCATGAGTTTAGTTGAAAGAAATGCTGCTAAAATCATTAAAGAACAGGATTTAAATGGCGAATTGCTTTCAAAAACAATTGATTCATTGATGACAAATGAAAATGAACGAGACGAAATGGCAAAAAATGCATACCAGATGGGTGTGCGAGATGCAGCTGATCAATTGTATAGTGTTTTGCAAGATTTAATTTAA
- the murD gene encoding UDP-N-acetylmuramoyl-L-alanine--D-glutamate ligase, with the protein MKNIDTYRNKNVLVIGLGKSGVNSAKLLVRLGSNVTVNDKNDKPDLKQVEELEKLGVKVVTGSHPLSLLDNTDIVVKNPVVPYNNPIVQKALENHITVITEPELAFEILDAQMIGVTGTNGKTTTTTMITEMLNHGRVKGKAYAAGNIGIPSTEIAQKATKDDVMVTELSSFQLMGITKLHPHIAVITNIYEAHTDWHGSRKNYVKAKERIMLNQTADDYLVINWDNEEWREISKQSKAKVVPFSRKKLSTDGAYQDGEYLYYKDEKIINVHDIRVPGTHNIENALAAITVAKIMGQDNNEIITVLKNFTGVKHRTQYVTSVEGRKFYNDSKATNMEATEKALSGFKDNVILLAGGLDRGYEFNDLVPALQDHVKALIVFGETAQLLEKAGEKSGIKKIIKTKDVVSAVPIAYDLSEKQDIVLLSPACASWDQWPNFEVRGDKFIEAVEKLEQQLEEKK; encoded by the coding sequence ATGAAAAATATTGACACTTATCGTAATAAAAATGTTTTAGTTATTGGATTAGGGAAAAGTGGAGTTAACTCAGCAAAATTACTTGTAAGATTAGGAAGTAATGTTACTGTCAATGATAAAAACGATAAACCTGATTTGAAACAAGTAGAAGAATTGGAAAAATTAGGAGTTAAAGTTGTTACTGGATCTCATCCATTATCTTTATTGGATAACACAGATATAGTAGTTAAAAATCCAGTTGTTCCTTATAATAATCCTATAGTGCAAAAGGCGTTGGAAAATCATATTACAGTAATTACTGAACCAGAATTAGCATTTGAAATTTTAGATGCACAAATGATTGGTGTAACAGGAACCAATGGTAAAACAACAACAACCACTATGATTACTGAAATGTTGAATCATGGTAGAGTTAAAGGAAAAGCATACGCAGCTGGCAATATTGGAATACCAAGCACAGAGATTGCGCAAAAAGCAACTAAAGATGATGTTATGGTAACAGAATTATCAAGCTTCCAATTAATGGGAATTACTAAATTACATCCACATATTGCGGTGATTACTAATATTTATGAAGCACATACTGATTGGCATGGATCACGAAAAAATTATGTTAAAGCAAAAGAACGAATTATGTTAAATCAGACTGCTGATGATTATTTAGTAATTAATTGGGATAATGAGGAATGGCGCGAAATTAGTAAACAAAGTAAAGCAAAAGTTGTTCCATTTTCACGTAAAAAATTAAGTACAGATGGTGCATATCAAGATGGTGAATATTTGTACTATAAAGATGAAAAGATTATTAATGTTCATGATATTCGTGTCCCTGGTACACACAATATCGAAAATGCTTTAGCGGCAATTACAGTTGCTAAAATTATGGGACAAGATAATAATGAAATTATAACCGTCTTGAAGAACTTTACTGGTGTAAAACATCGTACACAGTATGTAACTTCAGTTGAAGGACGAAAGTTTTATAATGACTCTAAAGCAACGAATATGGAAGCTACAGAAAAGGCATTATCAGGATTTAAAGATAATGTAATTTTACTTGCTGGTGGTTTAGACCGAGGATATGAATTTAATGATTTAGTTCCTGCGTTACAAGATCATGTAAAAGCATTGATCGTTTTTGGCGAAACAGCACAATTATTAGAAAAAGCCGGAGAAAAATCGGGTATTAAAAAAATTATTAAAACAAAAGATGTTGTGTCAGCAGTTCCAATTGCATACGATTTAAGTGAAAAACAAGACATCGTATTGTTATCACCAGCATGCGCAAGTTGGGATCAATGGCCAAATTTTGAAGTACGTGGAGATAAATTTATTGAAGCAGTTGAAAAATTAGAACAACAATTGGAGGAGAAAAAATGA
- the mraY gene encoding phospho-N-acetylmuramoyl-pentapeptide-transferase: MTITKMLIPLLMSMVLTAVCLPVFINYAHKKKQGQMIREEGPKWHEKKSGTPTMGGFVFNFVILFTGIMVSLMYHCLNPQILILNFILILYGFLGFWDDSIKLWKKQNEGLKPWQKLAGQIVGGIVFLLVYHFEGLPFSINLFGYEVNLGFIFVLFVIFWLVGFSNAVNLTDGIDGLVAGQSIIAFGAYAVIAFAQHQYDVLVFCLSVIGALIAFLLFNHKPAKIFMGDMGSLALGGALAAVSILVHHALSLLIIGIIFVIETLSVILQVTSFKLTGKRIFKMSPIHHHFEMCGWNEWKIDIVFWTIGLIAAAISVMCIL, encoded by the coding sequence ATGACTATAACAAAAATGCTAATTCCATTATTAATGAGTATGGTATTAACAGCAGTCTGTTTACCAGTATTTATTAATTATGCACATAAAAAAAAGCAAGGACAAATGATTCGTGAAGAAGGACCTAAGTGGCATGAAAAAAAATCTGGAACTCCAACTATGGGTGGTTTCGTTTTTAACTTTGTGATTTTATTCACAGGTATTATGGTTTCATTAATGTACCATTGCTTAAATCCACAGATTTTAATTTTAAACTTTATTTTGATTCTTTATGGATTCCTTGGATTCTGGGATGATTCTATTAAATTATGGAAGAAACAAAATGAAGGCTTGAAACCATGGCAAAAATTAGCCGGTCAAATTGTAGGTGGAATAGTTTTCTTATTGGTTTATCACTTTGAAGGTTTACCATTTTCCATTAATCTTTTTGGCTATGAAGTTAATTTAGGGTTCATTTTTGTCCTATTTGTTATTTTCTGGCTTGTTGGTTTTTCAAATGCTGTAAATTTAACTGATGGGATTGATGGATTAGTTGCAGGCCAATCAATTATAGCATTTGGTGCATATGCAGTGATTGCATTTGCTCAACATCAATATGACGTATTAGTTTTTTGTTTAAGTGTAATTGGTGCTTTGATCGCATTTTTATTGTTCAATCACAAACCAGCTAAAATTTTTATGGGAGACATGGGTTCTCTTGCATTAGGTGGTGCATTAGCTGCCGTATCAATTTTAGTTCATCATGCTTTATCATTACTTATTATTGGAATTATTTTTGTAATTGAAACATTAAGTGTAATTTTACAAGTAACTTCATTTAAGTTAACTGGTAAGAGAATTTTTAAAATGAGTCCAATTCATCATCATTTTGAAATGTGTGGATGGAATGAATGGAAAATTGATATTGTATTTTGGACGATTGGATTAATTGCAGCTGCAATCTCAGTAATGTGTATATTATAA